One Coffea eugenioides isolate CCC68of chromosome 2, Ceug_1.0, whole genome shotgun sequence genomic window, CTGTTCTTAACAATTGCCTCTTGCTCAGCCTGCAAGTAAGTCCAGTACTTTAGGCAAAGGGTGGTCCTCAAATCCTTAAGAACTCTAATTAGCCAGAATCTTGAACCCTTAGGCCATTTTTGCACTCCCAAACATCATCACATTTAGTAGACTAAACTCAGTCTTAGCTAGTGGCATCCATGAGTAGAAGGTAGATCACATTGATCAAGAAATACAGAGCAAAGGTGATGAGTATGATTTTCTTACCTTTGCTTTCTGAAGGACTTCAGGGTTCTTCTGCAGAAATAGAGTAGCCCACATTGAAACATGGCCAGATGATTCATGGCCTGCATTTAGATACATTACTAGAACATCAATAATTTCCTCATCATCCAATTTTCTACCTTTATCATCTACAGCATCCATCAGCGCGTCCATCATATCCCTTTTCTCAGCAGTTGAATTTTCCTTTCTCCTTGCCCTTCGCTCAGTCACAACAGATTGAAATATAGCCACAAGCCTTTTCCGTGCCTGAACATTTCAGATCACTTATTTGAGTCACAGTTTATAATCCCAAAAGTATAATCCTGGCAATCAAGGTACTACATTTATTCCTCAACTTAAAATCAAATGCCATAGCACCGTTAAATGAGTATTGTACCATTTCATTTCCACTGGAATAAGTTGTGAAATGAATATAAGAATGATGAACAAAGCTCACCTTGAGAGCATTATAGTAAGCAAATCCAGGAACGTTAATAGACATTGCTCTAACACCATGGTTGAGTACAGTATACTCCCTTTCTAAGGCTTCCATTACTTGCTCACTCTCTGAACCCAGGAAAATATGTGTAATTATCCTGAATGTAAGTTTTCGAAGTTGAGTTAAAAACTCAATTTGTCCCATTCCTGCCCATTTCTCCAATGCCTCTATAACATTGTCTTCAATGTACTTCAAGTAAATGGACAATGCCTCATGTCCATTCACTGGTGCTGCTGTTAATTTGCGCAATCTTTTGTGCTCTTGGGCGGATATGCCAATGAAAGATTTTCTCCCCATAAGTGTCAGGGTTGAACTAGGCCATCCAGGCATGAATGCTTCATCATCTGTTAAAACTCTCTTGCAAGCTTCTGGTGTTGTAACAATGATGCTTGGGCTACCAAACATCACAGTCTTGTAAAGTCCCACAGGACCAAATCTGGATCATTCATTGGGTTAATTTTGCATGGCCACCAGAAAAAATAAAGAgcaaaggggaaaaaagaaaagctaacAAAGGaacaaatttgataaaaacatgaaatcaaaagaaaattatgcTACGTTTGCTTAGTGTAAGCAAATGTTGCAGACACAGAGACACAAACACACACAACTGAGAGAACCTGTTGACAAAACTGGAGATGAAAGAATCAGGATTGCTGGACTTGAAAGCTCTGAGGAAAGCCCACATGCTGCCAATAAAAGGCCATCCCAGATCACCGGGTGGCAGAGAGAATCTCCTATCACCCAACTTAGCTTCAAAGTGCCACCGATTTAAGCTCTTCAGCAGGGACTTCAATCCCATAAGACCACCAAAAACAGCCATCATCAGCATGCAGATGAAGCCCCAGTACTCCATTATGAGATCAGCTGGAGTAAGATTTGTGAATTGGCAATGAGGTTTTTTTTCCGAAAGGGTCCACCAGCAATCTGAAAAGGATACTAAACTTGGGTTTTCAGGGGAAGAAGTGAAAGGAAAAAAGTACAGAACTCACACACACATCCCTCTCATCAGTCTCTCTCTCAAGTCTTATGTAAAAGGATGTGGATGCAGAGAAGTAAAAGACAGAAATCACAAAAGATGATGGGGGTGAAACATAGGAAAGTAATATGGGTCAAGAGAAGGCTTGGATTTCTATATATATAAGGGAAAGGGCATAGCAGAGACAGCTTTGCGGCCTATTTCTATTTGTCTTGcgtcttgtgcatatccttttaAGCCacttatggtttcaaaatctGTGCACTGATGAACAATTATAAGTATCCTTTTAAGCCACTTATGATTTCAAAATCTGTGCACTGATGAACAATTATAAGTATCCTTTCAAGCCACCTGTGATTTGGGAAGATGTCCTGCTTTGTTCTAAAAGGCTGTATTGATGAGTAATTATAAATATCCTTTGCATTTATGAGTAATATAAATATCCTTTAAATTACCTGTGATTTCAAAACTTTTGCATTGACGCGTAAttataaatattcttttaaaccacccATGATTTGGGAACTCATTCAAAAAGGGTGCTTTGACAAGTAAGTATAAGTATCCATTTAAACCGTCTGTGATTTCGGAGCTTACCCTGCTTCATTCTAAAAGGGTGCATTGATGAGTAATTATAAAGATTCTTTGCATAAGTCATTATAAGTATCCTTTTAATTCACCTGTGCATTGATAAGTAATTATTACTATTCTTTCAAGTTACCTGTGATTTGAGAACATGTCCTACTTCGTTTTAAAAGGGTGCATTGATGAGCAATTAAAAGTATTCATTGCATTAATTAGTAATTTCAAGTATCCTTTTAAGTCACCTGTGATTTCAGAGTGGAAGGGTAAATAATGAGTAATTACAAATATCCTTTGCATTGATGAGTAGTTATAAATATCCTTTTAAGCAACCTGTGATTTTGGAACTGGTGCATTGATGAGTAATAAACCACTTGTCATTCAAGCCACCTGTGATTTGGGAACTTGTCCTACTTTGTCTAATAAGGGTACATTGATGAATAACTATGAGAATCGAATCCTTTTAAACCACCTGTGATTTCAGAACCTATCCTGCTTTGTTCTAAGAGGGTGCATTGGTGAGTAATTATAAGTGTCCTTTGCATTGACAAGTAATTATAAGTGTTCTTTTAAACCACCATTGTGATTTTGAAACCTGTACATTGATGAGTAATTATAATTATCCATTTAATCTAACTGTGATTTGGGAACTTGCCCTGTTTCATTCCAAAAGGATACATTAATGAGTAATTATAAGTATCCTTTATTGATGAGTAATTATAATTGATAAGCATCCTTTTAAGTCACCAGTGATTTCAAAACCTGCACTCTGATGAGTAATTATAAGAATCCTTTGCATGGATGAGTAATTATAAGTATCTTTTTAAACCACTTGTGATTTCAAAGTCTATCTTGAATTGGGTcaaactttgaaa contains:
- the LOC113762670 gene encoding ent-kaurenoic acid oxidase 1-like; the protein is MEYWGFICMLMMAVFGGLMGLKSLLKSLNRWHFEAKLGDRRFSLPPGDLGWPFIGSMWAFLRAFKSSNPDSFISSFVNRFGPVGLYKTVMFGSPSIIVTTPEACKRVLTDDEAFMPGWPSSTLTLMGRKSFIGISAQEHKRLRKLTAAPVNGHEALSIYLKYIEDNVIEALEKWAGMGQIEFLTQLRKLTFRIITHIFLGSESEQVMEALEREYTVLNHGVRAMSINVPGFAYYNALKARKRLVAIFQSVVTERRARRKENSTAEKRDMMDALMDAVDDKGRKLDDEEIIDVLVMYLNAGHESSGHVSMWATLFLQKNPEVLQKAKAEQEAIVKNRPPGQVGLTLKEIRQMDYLSKVIDETLRVVTFSFVVFREAQKDINISGFTIPKGWKALVWFRNVHFDPELYPEPKKFDPDRWDGLTAKAGSFLPFGAGARTCPGNDLAKLEISIFLHYFLLDYELERQNPSCPLIYLPHQRPIDNCLGRVRRVSPSSVRKKD